One segment of Virgibacillus doumboii DNA contains the following:
- a CDS encoding ABC transporter ATP-binding protein has protein sequence MTLKMENVTKVYNDGPNEFKALDNVSLNVSCGEFVAVIGPSGSGKSTFLSTAGALLSPTSGKVKVDGEDITNLSAKKKTKLRLQKIGFVFQSANLIPYLKVDDQLRVVNVLAKSKKHSKYEADLLSHFGLAHRIGNLPNELSGGERQRVAIARALMNDPKLILADEPTASLDSKRGREVVEMIAAEVRERGKSGIMVTHDERILDLCDRVLVIKDGRLSEDG, from the coding sequence ATGACACTGAAAATGGAAAATGTAACAAAAGTATATAATGACGGACCAAACGAATTCAAAGCATTGGATAATGTTTCACTCAACGTAAGTTGTGGCGAGTTCGTTGCTGTGATCGGACCTTCCGGCTCAGGAAAAAGTACTTTCTTATCTACGGCAGGGGCACTGTTATCGCCAACAAGCGGAAAAGTTAAAGTTGACGGAGAGGATATAACAAATCTTTCAGCAAAAAAGAAAACAAAACTGCGGCTGCAAAAGATAGGATTTGTTTTCCAATCGGCAAACCTTATCCCGTATTTGAAGGTTGATGATCAGTTACGTGTAGTGAATGTTTTGGCAAAAAGTAAAAAGCATAGCAAATATGAAGCGGATTTACTAAGTCATTTTGGATTGGCACATCGCATCGGAAATCTTCCAAACGAACTATCCGGCGGAGAACGGCAGCGTGTTGCTATCGCACGTGCCCTAATGAACGATCCAAAGCTGATTCTTGCCGACGAGCCAACTGCAAGCCTTGATTCGAAGCGAGGACGTGAAGTGGTTGAAATGATAGCTGCCGAAGTACGGGAGCGGGGGAAATCCGGAATTATGGTCACACATGACGAACGAATCCTGGATTTATGTGACCGTGTTTTAGTAATAAAGGATGGGAGACTGTCGGAAGATGGCTGA
- a CDS encoding sensor histidine kinase produces the protein MRTLYVRIIVITMVIMIVSAIIAFAVTNIYYQYNLKPANDKKVTHIAGNIVSIFERNSQRDIQSYLTEMTDLGYKFYLVKASGQAKMYGEPFDSTGMESSAVDQVIKGEIYHGIANYPWRPFVTGFFDNKLKNTVGVPIDVNGKTHALFVRPNTTQQFGEMRMFLAVLLVLVLIISFLLVLISTRFIVKPVKKLTEATRKIATGNYHIRLNVNRRDEIGQLARDFAIMSDKLEQTEEKRQEFVSNVSHEFQSPLASIQGFSQALREEEMTEIDRTHYLSIIEKESRRLSQLSKQLLTLSHLDQEMNEIKKINVNLSNQLREVIVSTEWLWREKEIMMEMGDIDFTIMADPELLHQVWMNLVTNALRYMESGGTVKIDGTKVKDEVHITVEDNGIGIAQADIPHLFDRFYKVDKARTRTENSTGLGLSIVKKIVELHKGTIMVESEHGKGSRFHVTLPEK, from the coding sequence ATGCGAACACTGTATGTACGAATTATTGTCATTACAATGGTTATTATGATTGTGAGTGCCATAATAGCCTTTGCCGTAACGAATATTTATTATCAATATAATTTAAAGCCCGCGAATGATAAAAAGGTAACACATATTGCCGGGAATATTGTATCGATCTTTGAGCGTAACAGCCAAAGGGATATCCAAAGTTATCTGACCGAAATGACTGATTTGGGGTATAAATTTTACTTAGTTAAAGCTTCAGGACAAGCAAAAATGTATGGAGAACCATTTGATTCAACAGGAATGGAATCTTCTGCAGTTGATCAGGTGATAAAGGGAGAAATCTACCACGGAATTGCGAATTACCCATGGAGGCCTTTTGTTACAGGTTTTTTTGATAATAAGTTGAAGAATACAGTTGGTGTGCCAATAGATGTAAATGGAAAAACACATGCATTGTTTGTCAGACCAAACACAACACAGCAATTTGGTGAGATGCGCATGTTTCTTGCTGTTTTGCTTGTTCTTGTATTAATCATCAGTTTCCTGCTTGTACTGATCAGTACACGTTTTATTGTAAAGCCTGTAAAAAAGCTTACCGAAGCGACAAGAAAGATTGCAACAGGAAATTACCATATCAGACTGAATGTAAACCGTCGCGATGAAATTGGCCAGCTCGCTCGTGACTTTGCCATAATGAGTGATAAATTAGAGCAGACAGAAGAAAAAAGACAGGAATTTGTTTCTAACGTTTCACACGAATTTCAGTCGCCATTAGCTTCTATACAAGGATTCTCCCAGGCATTACGGGAAGAAGAAATGACAGAGATAGACCGTACACATTATCTTTCCATCATTGAGAAAGAATCCCGGCGACTGTCACAACTGAGCAAACAACTGTTAACGTTATCGCATCTGGATCAGGAAATGAATGAGATTAAAAAAATAAACGTTAATTTAAGTAATCAGCTAAGAGAGGTGATTGTCTCCACCGAATGGCTATGGCGCGAGAAGGAAATTATGATGGAAATGGGTGATATTGATTTTACGATCATGGCAGATCCGGAGCTGCTGCATCAGGTCTGGATGAATCTGGTTACCAATGCGTTACGGTATATGGAATCTGGTGGAACAGTGAAAATTGACGGAACTAAGGTTAAAGATGAGGTTCACATAACAGTCGAAGATAATGGAATTGGAATAGCACAAGCGGATATCCCACACCTGTTTGACCGGTTTTATAAAGTGGATAAAGCTCGTACCCGAACGGAGAACAGCACAGGACTTGGACTCTCCATTGTTAAAAAGATTGTTGAATTGCATAAAGGAACTATCATGGTAGAGAGTGAACATGGCAAAGGTTCCAGGTTCCATGTGACATTACCCGAAAAGTAA
- a CDS encoding response regulator transcription factor, translating into MNTILIVDDDPHMRELLRFYLQKEGYKTVEGDDGKAALDILETERIQLAIVDIMMPNIDGYELCGEIRSHYDIPVMMVTAKGNLADKEKGYIAGTDDYIVKPFEPREVLFRIKALLRRFQMANKELIQIGNTVINRNSYEVKSDGKTIILPLKEFELLAQLANYPDRIFTREQLIVHVWGNDFIGYDRTVDVHIKRLRERFSSGNSGFIIQTVRGKGYKLEETNRQPEGAK; encoded by the coding sequence TTGAATACAATCCTGATTGTTGATGATGATCCGCATATGAGGGAGCTTTTGCGATTTTATTTACAAAAAGAAGGCTATAAAACGGTTGAGGGTGATGATGGAAAAGCGGCATTGGATATTTTGGAGACGGAGCGAATTCAGCTTGCCATTGTTGATATTATGATGCCGAATATAGATGGATACGAGCTTTGCGGTGAGATCCGCAGTCATTATGACATTCCTGTAATGATGGTTACAGCAAAAGGAAACTTAGCTGATAAAGAAAAAGGCTATATTGCCGGTACCGATGATTACATTGTTAAACCTTTTGAACCGCGTGAAGTTTTATTTCGGATAAAGGCACTGTTAAGGCGTTTCCAAATGGCGAATAAAGAACTCATTCAGATAGGAAATACGGTGATTAACCGAAATAGCTATGAAGTAAAATCGGATGGCAAAACAATCATCCTCCCATTAAAAGAGTTCGAGCTGCTGGCACAGCTGGCCAATTATCCGGACCGTATTTTCACACGTGAACAATTGATTGTGCATGTGTGGGGGAACGACTTTATTGGTTATGATCGAACAGTTGATGTACATATTAAGCGTTTAAGAGAGCGTTTTTCCAGCGGGAACAGTGGTTTTATCATTCAAACCGTTCGCGGGAAGGGTTACAAACTGGAAGAGACAAATCGACAACCTGAAGGTGCAAAGTAA
- a CDS encoding ABC transporter permease yields MFLAIRELLHAKFRYLLIGFIIVLISGLIFIISGLAKGLSADNASAIQNLQADYLVLEEGVEQQLTKSSISGSAADQIAETEGVTEAVPLSIRMAAAAVNDKDQKADVALFGTDMNGTLLPNVTEGNPPAKSNEVVVDASLKKEGLRIGDALSFAGNDKEYTIVGFAENQRFSHTSVVYMNGSTDKVNAFAIQTNGEISDELSKKYDVLTKEEVLQGIPSYSQEQASLNMMIIFLYVIAAFVLAVFFYVMTLQKKSQFGVLKALGSNTSYLIRNLVSQVAVISIVCILIAVGLSFGVKELLPPDMPFILESQNMLQSAVLLLAVSVVGSLLSLVQVVNVDPIEAIEGAE; encoded by the coding sequence ATGTTTTTAGCAATAAGAGAATTACTGCATGCAAAATTTCGTTATCTGTTAATAGGTTTTATCATCGTCCTGATATCAGGTCTGATTTTTATTATTTCAGGATTGGCAAAAGGATTGTCTGCTGATAATGCATCTGCAATACAAAATCTGCAGGCAGATTACCTGGTTCTGGAGGAAGGAGTCGAGCAGCAACTGACCAAATCTAGTATCTCCGGGTCTGCTGCTGATCAGATAGCAGAAACAGAAGGTGTTACAGAAGCCGTCCCATTATCCATTCGAATGGCAGCAGCTGCTGTAAATGACAAGGATCAAAAAGCAGATGTTGCATTATTTGGAACAGACATGAATGGAACGCTGCTCCCGAACGTAACGGAAGGAAATCCTCCAGCCAAATCGAATGAGGTAGTTGTCGATGCTTCATTAAAAAAAGAAGGACTCCGTATTGGTGATGCATTAAGCTTTGCCGGCAATGACAAGGAATATACGATTGTCGGATTTGCTGAAAATCAACGGTTCAGCCATACGTCCGTTGTTTATATGAATGGGTCAACAGATAAAGTGAACGCATTTGCCATTCAAACAAATGGGGAAATCAGTGATGAGCTAAGTAAAAAATATGATGTGTTAACAAAAGAAGAGGTACTGCAAGGTATACCAAGTTATTCACAGGAACAGGCATCATTAAACATGATGATTATTTTCCTTTATGTAATTGCAGCATTTGTTTTAGCCGTATTTTTCTATGTGATGACACTGCAAAAGAAATCCCAGTTCGGTGTGTTAAAAGCATTGGGCTCCAACACATCTTATCTTATCCGGAATTTGGTTTCTCAGGTGGCCGTCATATCGATTGTTTGTATCCTCATTGCTGTTGGGCTTTCATTTGGTGTTAAAGAATTACTGCCGCCTGATATGCCGTTTATATTAGAATCTCAAAACATGCTGCAGTCAGCTGTATTACTACTGGCAGTTTCAGTGGTCGGGTCATTACTATCACTTGTGCAGGTAGTAAACGTTGATCCAATTGAAGCAATCGAGGGGGCGGAATAA